The Kitasatospora paranensis genome has a window encoding:
- a CDS encoding MIP/aquaporin family protein, with protein sequence MSAFSNGDIFVGETLGTAALILLGGGVCAAVTLKKSKAVNAGWLAITFGWGFAVLVAAYMSAPKSGAHLNPAVTIALATESGDWSKVPLYIGSQMLGAIIGAALVWVTYLGQFQANEEPTLGIFSTGPEIRNPIQNLLTEIIGTAVLCLAILTQGLNKGLGLSGTGILMVAFTVVAIGLSLGGPTGYAINPARDLGPRIVHALLPIPNKGGSDWSYAWVPVVGPIIGALLAGGLYNLAF encoded by the coding sequence GTGTCCGCTTTCTCCAACGGCGACATCTTCGTCGGCGAAACCCTCGGCACCGCCGCGCTGATACTCCTCGGCGGCGGCGTGTGCGCCGCCGTCACGCTGAAGAAGTCCAAGGCCGTCAACGCCGGGTGGCTCGCCATCACCTTCGGCTGGGGCTTCGCCGTCCTGGTCGCCGCCTACATGTCGGCCCCGAAGTCCGGCGCCCACCTGAACCCGGCCGTGACCATCGCCCTCGCCACCGAGAGCGGCGACTGGAGCAAGGTGCCGCTCTACATCGGCTCCCAGATGCTCGGCGCGATCATCGGCGCCGCCCTGGTGTGGGTCACCTACCTCGGCCAGTTCCAGGCCAACGAGGAGCCCACCCTCGGGATCTTCTCCACCGGGCCCGAGATCCGGAACCCGATCCAGAACCTCCTCACCGAGATCATCGGCACCGCCGTCCTCTGCCTGGCGATCCTCACCCAGGGCCTCAACAAGGGCCTCGGACTGTCCGGCACCGGCATCCTGATGGTCGCCTTCACCGTCGTCGCCATCGGCCTCTCGCTCGGCGGCCCGACCGGCTACGCGATCAACCCCGCCCGCGACCTCGGTCCGCGCATCGTCCACGCCCTGCTGCCGATCCCGAACAAGGGCGGCTCGGACTGGTCGTACGCCTGGGTCCCGGTGGTCGGCCCGATCATCGGCGCCCTGCTCGCCGGTGGCCTGTACAACCTCGCCTTCTGA